The window ACCCGCTGTCGGTTTTGCCAAACGGCGGATGGTGGCGGCTTCGAGGTGGTCGTAATGGTCGTGGGTGATCAGCACGATATCGGCGGCGGGCAAGGCGTTGCGCGCGATCGGCGCCGCTTGGAAGCGCGGCACCACAAACGGCAGGTTGAGCGGTGCGGCATTGTCAAGCACGGGGTCGATAATCAGCCGTTTGCCGTCCAATTCAAGAATGGCGCTGCTGTGGCCGAGCCAGTAATAGGCAAAAGGTTCGGCTTGGGCAAAGCTGCTGCCGTCTAATGCCGCCATCGGCAGCGGCGCGGCGGGGGCATAACCGCTGTAGCGCCGCCAGCCGCCTTTGCCGGCCGCTTTTTCGGGGTAAAACACCAATTCGTCATACAGGTTGTGAAAGCGGCCGTCACGGTAATAATCGAGCGATGCGAAACGGGTTTCATCGGGCAGCGCGCCGATATTGCGGGATAGCTGACAGCCCGCCGCCGCCACGGCAACGGCCAGTGCGGTCAAGGTGTAGAGGCTGTAGCGTTGCCATTTTTTCATCAAATCACGTTCCTTTCGCGGCGGGAAGCCTTATGATTGAACCCATTCGGCAAAACGCGCCTGCCAATCGGGGTGCCAGCGTGACAGCGCCGGTCGGTTGTGAATCATGTCGTCTGCCGCCCATTGAATGCGTTTGGCATCGAGTTCGGCGCTGACGGCATTGTCGGGGCAGATCAGGTAAAAATCGCCTTGCGTAAAACGGTCGGCAAAATAATCGGCCACCTGCGCCGCCGTCCACGGCTCATCGGGTTTGTCGGCCGGCCGGCGCAAATCCTGATCGGGGAAGTTCATCGGCGTCCAGGTATAGCCCGGCACCAGCAGATGGGCGCTGATTTTGTCGCCGGCGGTTTGGCGCAATTCGTGTGCCAGCTGCTCGGTCAGCACTTTCACCCCGGCCTTGGCGACCGAGTAGGCGGCATTGCCCGGCGGTGTGGTGATGCCTTCTTTCGAACCGAGGTTTACCACTGCACTGCGCCCGGATTGCGCCAGCATCGGCGGCACAAACAGCGCCTGCGCCTGCACGATGGCAAACAGGTTTACCTCCAGCTGCCGCCGCCACGCCGCCATTTCGCCCCACGGCCCGGCGCCGGCGAGAATGCCGGCATTGTTGATTAAAAGTGCGGTTTCGCCAAAGCGCCCGAAAGCGGTGTCGCGCAAACGGGTGAGATCATCACTCGACGCCACATCGCCGACCACCGCCTCGGTTTCGGTGTTTAGCGTTGCCGCCAGTGTGTTTAACGCCGCCGCATCACGGTCGAACAGGCACAAGCGCATGCCGAATCCGGCCAATTTGTGCGCCAGCGCCGCGCCGATGCCGTTGGCCGCACCGGTAATCACCGCCGCCCGCCCCGGTTGTAAAATATCCTGCTTCATGTTGCTGCTCCGTGTTGCATTGATTTTGACTATTATCGGCAAAACAAGCACGGGAAACAATGTATTGAAATGTGATTTCAGAATGAACGAAAATGCAATAATCAGGCCGTCTGAAACCGCACTTTGGCTTTTCAGACGGCCTGATGGTGTTGATATGGCTATAAAAATTCTTTGCGTAGAATGTCTGCCAAGATATCGAACACCAGTTTCACCCGTGCCGGCAGTAAGGTGGCGGAGGGGCGGTAAACATACAGCTGCCACGGCTCTGCTTTATAGCGGTTCAACACCGGCACCAGCTCACCGCGCTTGATATACGGCATCGCCAGATGGTCGGCTAAGTGGGCAAACACCCGTCCGCCGAGCGCCGCCGCCACTTCCGCTTCGGCATTGGCGGTGATAAAGCGCGGATTTTTCGGCAGAAATGCGGCGCCGTCGGCAAACTGCCATTGCCACATTCGTCCGGTGTGCGGGTTGATCAGGCCGCTGAGCGGAAAATTTTGCTGCAAATCGTGTAAATCTTTCGGCTCGCCCCATTGCGCCAGCAGCGACGGCGCCGCCACCACTTGCGCCCCCATCGGCATAATCGGGCGCACCACCAAGCGGTTGTCGGGCATGCTGCTGATGCGGATGCCGACATCAATCTGTGCATCGACAATATTCACATGCGCCTCGCTCACCCGCCAGTCGAGCACGATGTCGGGGTAGTCGTCCAAACGGCTTAACACCGCCTGAAGCAGCGCTTCGTTTTGGATAAAGCGCGGCAGCGCCACCCGCACCACGCCGCGCATTTCGCCCTGCAACGGGGTTTGCGCCGCTTGGAACAAGGCCTCGCCGTCTGAGAGCCATTGCCGTGCCAACGGGTAAAAATATTCGCCGTAACGGGTGAGCTTGATTTGGCGGGTGTTGCGCTGAAACAGAATTTCGCCCAGCTCTCTTTCCAGCCGGCGAATGGTGCGCGACACCATCGGCGCCGCCACGCCTAAGCGCACCGCCGCTTCGTTGAATTGCAGCGTTTCCGCCGCCGTGCAGAAAATGCGCAATGCTTCCGGTTTGTTCAGCATATCACCGTCCTGTTTGGGTTTTGGGAACACTATAGCAAAATCCGAGGGCAAGTTATATTGTGCTGAACCGAGGCCGTCTGAAACCGCACTTTGGGTTTTTCAGACGGCCTTTTCATGCCCGCACCCGATTGTTTAACCACGCTAAACGGCTTATTCGGCAAAGTGCGGTTTATCTCAACAGCGGATCGGGTTATGCTGAATGTCGACATATTTTTATCGCAACCCACAGGAGCAAATCATGAAACACAGACAATTGGGCGGCGCACAAGGCTTGAGCGTATCGGCGCTGGGCTTGGGCTGCATGCGCATGACGTTCGGCGATGCGCCGGTCGGCGACAAAGCGCAGATGATTGCATTTATCCGCCAAGCCGTTGCACGCGGAGTCAGCTTTTTCGACACCGCCGAATTATACGGCCCGTTTGACAATGAAGAATTGGTGGGCGAAGCGCTGGCGCCGTTTAAAAACCAAGTGGTTATCGCCACCAAATTCGGTTTCAATCCCGATAAAGACGGCAAGCCGACCATCGCCGCCGGGCTGAACAGCCGCCCCGAGCGCATCCGCCAAGTGGCGGAAGCCTCGCTCAAACGCTTGCAGGTTGAGGCGATTGATCTGTTTTACCAACACCGCCCCGATCCGAATGTGCCGGTGGAAGAGGTGGCCTCAGCGGTGAAAGAGTTGATTGCCGAGGGCAAGGTGAAGCATTTCGGACTGTCGGAATCGAACGCCGAACAAATCCGCCGCGCCCATGCCGTGCAACCCGTTACCGCCCTGCAAAGCGAATATTCGCTGTTTTGGCGTGAAATCGAGCAAAACGATGTGCTGGCAACTTGTGAAGAGCTGGGCATCGGATTGGTGCCTTACAGCCCGCTCGGGCGCGGCTTTCTCACCGGCACCATCACGGTCGGTCAAAAATTTGCCGCCAACGATATTCGGGCTAACAATCCGCGTTTTACCGATGAGGCGATTCGCGCTAATCAGGCGGTAGTGGATTTGTTGCTGCGCATCGGGCAGGAAAAGGGCGGTGCGACACCTGCACAAATCGCGTTGGCTTGGTTGTTGGCACAAAAACCTTGGATTGTGCCGATTCCCGGCAGCCGCAACCTGAAGCGCTTGGACGAAAATCTGGGTGCTGCGGATATTGTACTGACCCCCGCCGATTTATCGGCCATCGAACAAGCGATGGCAGAGATTGAAGTGGTAGGCGCGCGGTATTGATACCGCTTAAGGCCGTCTGAAAGCTTAAGTGCGGTTTAAAAGCGGCAGCCGCTGTTTTTGCCCATCATGATCCGCTTCAGACGGCCTGACCGTTATTCAAGCCTTGCGGCTTGTGCCCTCTCCCTAACCCTCTCCCACGGGAGAGGGAATTCGGTTGCTGTTGTGTTTTCGGTTGTGCGTTTTTGCCGTTGTGTGTTTTTGCCGTTGCGGTGTTTGGGTCGGCGTTTGTTTTCCCGCCAATC of the Uruburuella testudinis genome contains:
- a CDS encoding aldo/keto reductase, with translation MKHRQLGGAQGLSVSALGLGCMRMTFGDAPVGDKAQMIAFIRQAVARGVSFFDTAELYGPFDNEELVGEALAPFKNQVVIATKFGFNPDKDGKPTIAAGLNSRPERIRQVAEASLKRLQVEAIDLFYQHRPDPNVPVEEVASAVKELIAEGKVKHFGLSESNAEQIRRAHAVQPVTALQSEYSLFWREIEQNDVLATCEELGIGLVPYSPLGRGFLTGTITVGQKFAANDIRANNPRFTDEAIRANQAVVDLLLRIGQEKGGATPAQIALAWLLAQKPWIVPIPGSRNLKRLDENLGAADIVLTPADLSAIEQAMAEIEVVGARY
- a CDS encoding LysR family transcriptional regulator, which translates into the protein MLNKPEALRIFCTAAETLQFNEAAVRLGVAAPMVSRTIRRLERELGEILFQRNTRQIKLTRYGEYFYPLARQWLSDGEALFQAAQTPLQGEMRGVVRVALPRFIQNEALLQAVLSRLDDYPDIVLDWRVSEAHVNIVDAQIDVGIRISSMPDNRLVVRPIMPMGAQVVAAPSLLAQWGEPKDLHDLQQNFPLSGLINPHTGRMWQWQFADGAAFLPKNPRFITANAEAEVAAALGGRVFAHLADHLAMPYIKRGELVPVLNRYKAEPWQLYVYRPSATLLPARVKLVFDILADILRKEFL
- a CDS encoding SDR family NAD(P)-dependent oxidoreductase, with amino-acid sequence MKQDILQPGRAAVITGAANGIGAALAHKLAGFGMRLCLFDRDAAALNTLAATLNTETEAVVGDVASSDDLTRLRDTAFGRFGETALLINNAGILAGAGPWGEMAAWRRQLEVNLFAIVQAQALFVPPMLAQSGRSAVVNLGSKEGITTPPGNAAYSVAKAGVKVLTEQLAHELRQTAGDKISAHLLVPGYTWTPMNFPDQDLRRPADKPDEPWTAAQVADYFADRFTQGDFYLICPDNAVSAELDAKRIQWAADDMIHNRPALSRWHPDWQARFAEWVQS